The Mycolicibacterium fluoranthenivorans genomic interval ATGCGGCCCGACCTGATCCATGTGGAGATCTCCGGTCGCGCCGACGGCGGCACCGGGGTGGACTACACCGTCAATGCCGGGCTGGGATTTCCGCTGGTGACCGGGCCCGAAGGGCTCGACGTTCCGGTCAATCACGTCCTGCCGGCCTGGGATGTGGCCTGCGGTCTGTACACCGCGCTGGCCGTCACCACGGCGTTGCGGCACCGCGATGCCACCGGACAGGGCCAGCGGGTGTCGATCCCGCTGGAGAACGTCGCGCTGGCCACCGCGGGCAACTTGAGCTTCCTGACCGAGGTGATGATCAACGGCACGGATCGGCCGCGCATCGGCAACTCGATCTACGGCCAGTACGGACAACAGTTCACCAGCGCAGACGGCGCCGCGTTCATGATCGTCGCGTTGACCGGGCGGCATTTCCGGGACCTGGCCGAGGTCACCGGCAACACCAAAGCGGTTGCGGCGCTCGGGGAGTCGCTGGGTGCCGATTTCACCGACGAAGGCCGGCGCTACCGCCACCGCGACGCGCTGACCGGGCTGTTCACCCCGTGGTTCAGCGCGCACACCGCCGAGGAGATCAGCGCCGCGCTGTCGGGCACCTCGATCCTGTGGGAGCGCTACCGCAGCTTCGCCGACGCCGCCGCCGGCCCGTCGGTGACCGACAACCCGCTGTTCACCACCCTGGACCAGCCCCGCATCGGTAGCTACCTGGCGCCGGGGCTGCCGGTGGCCATCGATGGCAGCTACCCGCCCGCGGTGCCGTCACCCGCGCTCGGTGACCACACCGCGCAGGTGCTGGCCGACACGCTGGGGCTCGAGGCGGACGAGGTGGCCCGCCTGACCCAGGCCGGCACGGTGGCATGA includes:
- a CDS encoding CoA transferase, with the translated sequence MTDAPEALRPLAGVRIIEISSFVAVPLAGMTLAQLGAEVIRVDPVGGAADYRRWPVTDDGESIYWAGLNKGKRSVAVDMRSEQGQDLVVRLIAEAGVLITNVAGRQWHSYDTLAAMRPDLIHVEISGRADGGTGVDYTVNAGLGFPLVTGPEGLDVPVNHVLPAWDVACGLYTALAVTTALRHRDATGQGQRVSIPLENVALATAGNLSFLTEVMINGTDRPRIGNSIYGQYGQQFTSADGAAFMIVALTGRHFRDLAEVTGNTKAVAALGESLGADFTDEGRRYRHRDALTGLFTPWFSAHTAEEISAALSGTSILWERYRSFADAAAGPSVTDNPLFTTLDQPRIGSYLAPGLPVAIDGSYPPAVPSPALGDHTAQVLADTLGLEADEVARLTQAGTVA